From a region of the Panicum virgatum strain AP13 chromosome 2K, P.virgatum_v5, whole genome shotgun sequence genome:
- the LOC120679100 gene encoding HMG-Y-related protein A-like: MADDGAPAPAPEIAPPPPPPPPPLPSYPEMILEAIDALDNDNGSNKTAISGYLKGKYGARLPTDHTSLLTTNLGRMKSSGEIVFARNNYFRPDGDDEEVEEEPSAPADPASPLRPDGHEDPAVAEDSTGVFDMDSFFLDDGDDGLLAPPLGDASEEIAVPAPAPGVAADEIAVPAPAPGVAADDIDAPAPAPAVTADAVAEPPKRGRGRPPKPKDPVAEASVVATDAAAVPAKRGRGRPPKPKDPAAMGTSGEQTAANAPVKRGRGRPPNPKDPAAEAAGMLSPHPRGRPPKKAKVEEASISAPAAAAPGTAGPVKRGRGRPPKVRH, encoded by the exons ATGGCGGACGacggcgcccccgcccccgcgcccgagatcgcccctccccctcctccgcccccgccgccgctcccgtccTACCCCGAG ATGATCCTGGAGGCGATCGACGCGCTGGACAACGACAATGGCTCCAACAAGACGGCGATCTCGGGGTACCTCAAGGGCAAGTACGGCGCCAGGCTTCCGACCGATCACACCTCCCTCCTCACGACCAACCTCGGCCGTATGAAGAGCTCCGGCGAAATCGTCTTCGCGAGGAACAACTACTTCCGCCCCGACGGTGAcgacgaggaggtggaggaagaaCCCAGCGCGCCCGCCGATCCCGCCTCCCCGCTGCGCCCCGATGGGCACGAGGACCCCGCCGTCGCCGAGGACTCCACTGGCGTGTTCGACATGGATTCTTTCTTCCTCGACGATGGTGACGATGGGCTGCTTGCTCCCCCTCTCGGCGACGCATCTGAGGAAATCGCCGTGCCTGCTCCAGCTCCTGGCGTCGCAGCTGATGAAATTGCCGTGCCTGCTCCAGCTCCTGGTGTCGCCGCTGATGACATTGACGCGCCTGCTCCTGCTCCCGCCGTCACCGCTGATGCCGTTGCCGAGCCTCCCAAGCGGGGACGCGGACGGCCCCCCAAGCCCAAGGACCCCGTCGCTGAGGCTTCCGTCGTTGCCACTGATGCTGCAGCCGTGCCTGCCAAGCGAGGGCGGGGACGGCCACCGAAGCCCAAAGACCCCGCTGCCATGGGAACGAGTGGTGAGCAAACTGCTGCTAATGCGCCTGTCAAACGTGGGCGCGGACGGCCTCCCAATCCCAAGGACCCTGCTGCTGAGGCCGCCGGCATGCTCAGCCCGCATCCGCGTGGGCGGCCGCCTAAGAAGGCCAAGGTTGAGGAAGCTTCCATCAGCGCACCTGCTGCTGCAGCTCCTGGCACTGCCGGGCCTGTCAAGCGTGGGCGCGGACGCCCCCCCAAGGTGAGGCATTGA
- the LOC120679108 gene encoding putative 1-phosphatidylinositol-3-phosphate 5-kinase FAB1C, translating to MGVLEFAVGKARSLTAAADHERCRVQKGDLARIETRRRQEAGDGAGTPRARGAASPVGPPTPPRRALEARSGGEGDAGPRGRHPCRDIRRVEEEEEAADEPRSQFLAPGTDFYNDYSDTDSSVSVSNSMYRSMTLSPAESPTFLVRLDDTSDHEVTTITDSDDAREQVTISVTDEGEEVNTSPPIVDFGDDIWCPPPPEDERDDVESRIFGIDDEDDDILSEPSCFTANKIAGANGVFGGAHKDGVQNDLLKHFRALVAQLLKGEGITLASDNDSKSWLEIVSSLAWQAANYVKPDTKKGGSMDPGDYVKIKCIASGNPPDSNFVRGIVCSKNVRRKRMVAEHRNAKLLILGGALEYQKVSNKLASIGTILEQEKEHLRTIVGKIESRQPNVLLVEKSASSFAQELLAKDISLVLNVKRPLLDRIARCTGGQVVSSIDNIVSARLGQCDLFKVEKVPESTSAEHTEKGSNKTLMFFEGCLKRLGCTVLLRGNCREELKKIKRAMQLAVFAAYHLSLETSFLADEGATVPRTPLMSLIDAPDLQTHRDYVSAGPADHSIPDNLRDTEEKYPHDASISQIFENISASSTLLAPSTLLPFDGVSQGTVLECRASEFPVDHANSQDLSSSCHPNASCIKNLISPCSLSDGFRTSCAITNYDDPYRFLHSSIACGACNDRASDPCPLENCRSRPSTDNLQSGNTDTKDKLSAGYLSGTDNNQSILVSLSSTCIPKSLACERSHLLRIKFYGSFDKPLGRYLREDLFDQAYCCPSCKEPSESHVRCYMHQHGSLTISVRRLLSQKLPGEHDGRIWMWHRCMRCKLKDGMPPATHRVIMSDAAWGLSFGKFLELSFSNHMTANRIASCGHSLQRDCLRFYGYGNMVAAFQYSPMVTLSVNLPPPVLDFSFHATQEWVKREAVEVFGHMESLHREVYDLLHNIEKSIITDDDSVKTSMQRQITEMKDLLNIERNEYEALLLPVIRGNAHSFKSKVDILELNRIRRGLLLDAHTWDRRLCGIDSLKEGGHVSRTDSSNQEKPQGTNEVRPEFHQTVTRLAGTYQESCPRRSSGSPRKSLLSTEGHSKDHQAVMAEKDLPIGLVDGVACDAGGLDLVFSNIYEGHHPSEDPIKTDPVERLPSLASILADKIDMAWSGSGELHCNLPHDLTKAENRSFTLLSNPSCKKATAPVRIHSFDAVLRLHQREQTGLVPASLHSSLKPADSFRDLTSLVKDPMTNMRRAFSQISPRTRGNLNDVLTRAPKYITSASDMVKNGARLLLPNISCEGSVIVTVYDDEPTSVVSYAMTSQEYVEHVSRKMNANPSFSDLTKVSSNRLDRSSSNEDLSDLKGSHFRFYFDDDASPADSTKFSVTCYFARQFDALRKKCCPSDIDYIRSLSRCKRWSAQGGKSNVYFAKTMDERFIIKQVTKTELDSFVEFAPHYFRHLTESLSSRSPTCLAKIMGLYQVGIKSLKGGREVKMDLMVMENIFFQRTISRVYDLKGSVRSRYNSDTSGPNKVLLDSNLIEALRTKPMFLGSKAKRRLERAVWNDTSFLASLDVMDYSLLVGIDEEKKELVVGIIDFLRQYTWDKQLETWVKASGILGGPKNESPTVISPIQYKKRFRKAMSRYFLGVPDQWTS from the exons ATGGGGGTGCTGGAGTTCGCGGTGGGGAAGGCCAGatccctcaccgccgccgccgaccacgaGCGGTGCCGCGTGCAGAAGGGCGACCTCGCGCGGATCGAGACGCGGCGGCGCCAGGAGGCGGGCGATGGCGCGGGCACGCCGAGGGCCCGGGGCGCCGCCTCGCCCGTCGGCCCGCCAACGCCGCCGCGACGCGCGCTCGAGGCGAGATCTGGGGGCGAAGGCGACGCCGGCCCGCGCGGTCGTCATCCCTGTCGTGATATCAG GcgagtggaggaggaggaggaggctgctGACGAACCCAGGTCTCAGTTTTTAGCCCCAGGGACTGACTTCTATAATGACTATTCAGATACAGATTCTAGTGTTAGTGTTAGTAACTCAATGTACAGATCGATGACCCTAAGCCCTGCAGAGAGCCCTACTTTCTTGGTGAGGCTGGATGACACTTCTGATCATGAGGTGACCACAATCACTGATTCAGATGATGCGCGGGAGCAAGTCACTATCAGCGTCACTGATGAAGGAGAAGAGGTCAACACATCACCCCCGATTGTTGATTTTGGTGATGATATTTGGTGCCCACCACCTCCTGAAGATGAGAGAGATGATGTCGAATCAAGGATATTTGGAATcgatgatgaggatgatgataTTTTATCAGAACCTAGTTGCTTCACTGCTAATAAAATAGCTGGTGCCAATGGTGTCTTTGGTGGAGCTCATAAAGATGGTGTTCAGAATGACTTGCTGAAGCACTTTCGAGCTCTAGTAGCACAGTTACTGAAGGGGGAAGGCATTACTTTGGCCAGTGACAACGATTCCAAAAGTTGGCTTGAGATAGTGTCCTCGTTGGCATGGCAGGCTGCTAACTATGTGAAACCTgataccaagaaaggtggcagcATGGATCCTGGTGACTATGTGAAGATTAAATGCATAGCATCTGGGAACCCACCTGATAG CAATTTTGTTAGAGGCATTGTTTGCTCCAAGAATGTAAGGCGCAAACGGATGGTTGCAGAGCACAGGAATGCGAAATTGCTCATTTTAGGAGGGGCCCTTGAGTACCAGAAAGTATCGAATAAATTAGCATCCATAGGGACTATACTTGAACAG GAAAAGGAACATTTAAGAACTATTGTTGGAAAGATTGAGTCTAGGCAGCCTAATGTGCTTCTAGTTGAGAAAAGCGCCTCATCTTTCGCTCAGGAGCTCTTAGCAAAAGATATTTCATTAGTTCTGAATGTGAAGAGGCCACTTTTGGATAGGATAGCGAGATGCACAGGTGGTCAGGTTGTCTCATCAATTGACAACATTGTCTCTGCAAGGCTAGGACAGTGTGACTTGTTCAAGGTGGAGAAAGTTCCAGAATCCACATCAGCAGAACACACAGAGAAGGGGTCAAATAAGACTCTGATGTTCTTTGAAGGCTGTCTGAAACGCTTGGGTTGCACG GTTCTGCTGAGAGGGAATTGCCGGGAAGAATTAAAGAAGATTAAGCGTGCAATGCAACTTGCAGTCTTTGCTGCTTATCACCTCTCCCTGGAGACATCATTCCTTGCTGATGAGGGTGCAACGGTTCCAAGAACTCCTTTGATGTCTTTGATAGATGCGCCAGATCTGCAAACCCATAGAGATTACGTCTCTGCTGGGCCTGCTGATCATAGTATTCCTGATAACCTTAGAGACACTGAAGAGAAATACCCACACGATGCTAGTATCAGCCAGATATTTGAGAATATCTCTGCATCATCAACTCTGTTAGCACCATCAACTCTGTTACCATTTGATGGGGTAAGCCAGGGAACCGTGCTTGAATGTAGAGCATCTGAATTTCCAGTTGACCATGCCAACTCTCAAGATTTGTCAAGCTCATGCCATCCAAATGCTTCATGCATTAAAAATTTAATATCTCCATGTTCCCTCAGTGATGGCTTCAGAACATCATGTGCTATCACAAATTATGATGACCCATACAGGTTTTTGCATTCTTCAATTGCTTGTGGTGCCTGTAATGATAGGGCGTCAGACCCATGCCCGTTGGAAAACTGTAGAAGTCGCCCCTCGACAGACAACTTACAGTCAGGGAATACAGATACCAAAGACAAGCTTTCTGCTGGTTACTTATCTGGTACCGACAACAATCAGAGCATCCTAGTTTCGCTCTCAAGTACCTGCATCCCAAAAAGCTTAGCATGTGAACGTTCTCACCTCCTCCGCATCAAATTTTATGGTAGTTTTGACAAGCCACTAGGGAGGTACCTCCGCGAGGACTTATTTGATCAG GCGTATTGCTGCCCATCATGCAAGGAGCCTTCAGAATCACATGTTAGGTGCTATATGCATCAGCATGGCAGCCTAACAATCAGTGTTAGACGCCTTCTGTCTCAAAAGTTACCAGGTGAACATGATGGAAGGATATGGATGTGGCACAGATGTATGAGGTGTAAGCTTAAGGATGGAATGCCTCCGGCAACACATAGAGTAATTATGTCTGATGCTGCTTGGGGCCTATCATTTGGCAAGTTCCTGGAGCTGAGCTTCTCAAATCATATGACTGCTAACCGAATTGCGAGTTGCGGCCATTCTCTCCAAAGGGATTGCCTTCGTTTCTATGG GTATGGAAATATGGTTGCCGCCTTTCAGTATAGTCCCATGGTTACTCTCTCTGTTAACCTTCCACCCCCAGTGCTAGATTTCAGTTTCCATGCTACACAAGAGTGGGTCAAAAGAGAGGCAGTTGAG GTATTTGGCCATATGGAATCCTTGCACAGGGAGGTATATGATTTACTTCATAATATTGAGAAGAGTATCATCACTGACGATGATTCTGTGAAAACAAGCATGCAAAGGCAGATAACAGAGATGAAGGATTTGCTTAACATTGAAAGAAATGAGTACGAG GCTTTGCTTCTACCAGTTATAAGGGGGAATGCTCATTCATTTAAATCGAAGGTTGATATTTTGGAGCTCAACCGTATCAGACGCGGTCTGCTCCTAGATGCTCACACCTGGGACCGCAGGTTGTGTGGCATAGATTCACTTAAGGAAGGTGGTCATGTTTCCAGAACTGATTCCTCCAATCAAGAGAAACCCCAAGGGACCAATGAAGTGAGACCTGAATTTCATCAAACAGTTACAAGACTTGCAGGTACCTATCAAGAATCATGTCCTCGACGCTCTTCAGGAAGTCCAAGGAAATCTCTCTTGTCTACAGAAGGCCACTCGAAAGATCATCAGGCTGTCATGGCTGAGAAAGATTTGCCAATTGGGCTGGTGGATGGTGTTGCATGTGATGCAGGaggtcttgatttggtcttcagCAATATATATGAAGGACATCATCCATCCGAAGATCCTATTAAGACAGATCCAGTAGAGAGGTTACCGTCACTTGCATCTATTTTAGCAGACAAAATAGATATGGCATGGTCTGGATCTGGTGAATTACACTGCAATCTTCCACATGATTTGACCAAAGCTGAAAATAGATCTTTTACGTTGCTGAGCAATCCAAGTTGCAAGAAGGCTACTGCCCCAGTCCGAATCCACTCATTTGATGCTGTATTGAGATTGCATCAGCGGGAGCAAACTGGATTAGTGCCTGCTTCATTGCATTCATCATTGAAACCAGCTGATTCCTTTAGAGACTTGACGAGCCTTGTGAAGGATCCGATGACAAACATGCGGAGAGCGTTTTCTCAAATATCTCCCAGGACTAGAGGAAACTTGAATGATGTTCTTACACGTGCTCCTAAATATATAACATCAGCTTCTGATATGGTGAAGAATGGGGCACGATTGCTTCTGCCGAATATCAGCTGCGAAGGTTCTGTTATCGTCACTGTCTATGATGACGAGCCAACCAGTGTTGTGTCATATGCCATGACATCGCAAGAGTATGTTGAGCATGTTTCGCGTAAAATGAATGCAAACCCCAGCTTTTCAGATTTGACTAAGGTCAGCAGTAATAGACTTGACAGATCTTCCTCGAATGAGGACCTTTCAGATTTGAAAGGATCCCACTTCAGGTTCTATTTCGATGATGATGCATCTCCTGCAGATAGTACTAAGTTTTCTGTCACTTGCTATTTTGCAAGGCAGTTTGATGCACTCAGAAAGAAATGTTGTCCAAGTGATATTGATTACATACGCTCACTTAGTCGCTGTAAGCGATGGAGTGCCCAAGGTGGAAAAAGCAATGTTTACTTTGCAAAGACAATGGATGAGAGATTCATTATTAAACAAGTCACCAAAACGGAGCTGGACTCTTTTGTAGAATTTGCTCCTCACTACTTCAGGCACTTGACAGAGTCATTGAGTTCCAGAAGCCCAACTTGCCTTGCGAAAATAATGGGACTTTATCAG GTTGGTATCAAGAGTTTGAAAGGTGGACGTGAGGTGAAGATGGatctgatggtgatggagaacaTTTTCTTCCAGAGAACAATATCTAGGGTGTATGATCTGAAGGGTTCTGTGCGTTCACGCTACAATTCTGATACTTCAGGCCCCAATAAAGTCCTTTTAGATTCTAATCTCATAGAAGCACTACGTACAAAGCCTATGTTTTTGGGGAGTAAGGCAAAAAGAAGATTGGAAAGAGCTGTCTGGAATGATACATCATTTCTTGCG TCTTTGGATGTCATGGACTACTCCCTTCTGGTTGGCATCGATGAGGAGAAGAAAGAGCTTGTTGTGGGCATCATCGACTTCCTGCGGCAGTACACCTGGGACAAGCAGCTGGAGACATGGGTGAAAGCCTCAGGCATCTTGGGTGGGCCAAAGAACGAGTCCCCCACTGTAATTTCTCCAATCCAGTACAAGAAGAGGTTCAGGAAGGCCATGTCCAGGTACTTCCTCGGCGTGCCTGACCAGTGGACCTCCTGA